One genomic window of Halovivax cerinus includes the following:
- a CDS encoding TIGR04024 family LLM class F420-dependent oxidoreductase: MTSRTLHLPVSAPDHVESFVEYASLGEAVGYDHVWLPETWGRDAVSVLTRIASETDEIGIGPSVLNVYSRSPALVGQTAATLQELSAGRLRLAVGPSGRAVIEGWHGASFDRPLRRTREFIDVVRAVLSGDVVDYDGDIFSLGGFRLRCDPPETPVPIEAAGMGPTSVELAGRFADGWHAIVFTPDGFRERMADLERGIELGGRTRGDVTTTLSLTASVHEDGEHARRRCRNHLAFYVGAMGTYYRESLARQGYEDEATAIAAAFANDDRDRVHEIVDDEMLADLAIAGTPAEAREQLARWEAIDGLDELAISFPRGATDDEVRQTIRTLGPDT, translated from the coding sequence ATGACATCGAGAACGCTGCACCTGCCGGTCTCGGCACCGGACCACGTCGAATCGTTCGTCGAATACGCCTCGCTGGGCGAAGCGGTCGGATACGATCACGTCTGGCTCCCGGAGACGTGGGGCCGTGACGCGGTGTCCGTCCTCACGCGGATCGCGAGCGAGACGGACGAGATCGGGATCGGACCGAGCGTCCTCAACGTCTACTCCCGCTCACCCGCGCTCGTCGGCCAGACGGCCGCGACGCTCCAGGAACTCTCCGCCGGCCGACTCAGACTCGCCGTGGGGCCGAGCGGACGAGCGGTCATCGAGGGCTGGCATGGTGCGTCCTTCGACCGTCCGCTCCGTCGGACGCGGGAGTTCATCGACGTCGTCCGCGCGGTGCTCTCCGGTGACGTCGTCGACTACGACGGGGATATCTTTTCCCTCGGCGGGTTCCGCCTCCGCTGTGACCCGCCCGAGACGCCGGTCCCGATCGAAGCCGCCGGCATGGGACCGACGTCCGTCGAACTCGCCGGCCGGTTCGCAGACGGCTGGCACGCGATCGTGTTCACACCGGACGGGTTCCGCGAGCGCATGGCGGATCTCGAACGCGGTATCGAGCTCGGCGGTCGTACTCGCGGCGACGTGACGACCACCCTCTCGTTGACCGCATCCGTCCACGAGGACGGAGAACACGCCAGACGACGCTGCCGAAATCACCTCGCGTTCTACGTCGGCGCGATGGGTACGTACTACCGAGAATCGCTCGCCAGACAGGGATACGAAGACGAGGCCACGGCCATCGCGGCCGCGTTCGCCAACGACGACCGCGACCGCGTCCACGAGATCGTCGACGACGAGATGCTCGCCGACCTCGCAATCGCGGGAACGCCGGCGGAGGCCCGCGAACAACTCGCCCGGTGGGAAGCCATCGACGGACTCGACGAACTCGCGATCAGCTTTCCGCGCGGCGCGACCGACGACGAAGTACGCCAGACCATCCGAACGCTCGGACCGGACACCTAG
- a CDS encoding RNA methyltransferase: MTADAGSSREDAHTVERRETPAVAVVDAETPGNVGTIARAMKNFGFADLLLVDPPALDPDGEAYGFAGHAREDVLPNASELSFEELVDTYHTVGCTAVTNEDDRGHVRYPFSTPAELAERLASVDSRTAIVFGREGVGLTNEELARIDEICTIPANPEYPVLNLGQAATITLYELQDLALEETQLPDVERTRAPEPLLERCFDAWAGLLGEINHPEPKRAKADRLFRRLVGRADPTEGEANTLLGILKRARDRPDRTDDSD, from the coding sequence ATGACGGCCGACGCGGGATCGAGCCGGGAGGACGCACACACCGTCGAGCGACGCGAGACGCCGGCCGTCGCCGTCGTCGACGCCGAGACACCGGGAAACGTCGGGACGATCGCCCGTGCCATGAAGAACTTCGGCTTCGCTGACCTGCTGCTCGTCGACCCGCCGGCTCTCGATCCGGACGGCGAGGCGTACGGGTTCGCCGGCCACGCTCGCGAGGACGTCCTACCGAACGCGAGCGAACTGTCGTTCGAGGAGCTCGTCGACACGTACCACACGGTCGGCTGTACGGCGGTGACCAACGAGGACGATCGCGGACACGTCCGTTATCCGTTCTCCACGCCGGCCGAGCTCGCCGAGCGGCTGGCGTCGGTCGACTCGCGGACGGCCATCGTCTTCGGACGTGAAGGCGTCGGCCTGACGAACGAGGAACTCGCCCGGATCGACGAGATCTGTACGATCCCGGCAAATCCCGAGTATCCGGTCCTCAACCTCGGCCAGGCCGCCACCATCACCCTCTACGAACTCCAGGACCTGGCGCTAGAAGAGACGCAGCTTCCCGACGTCGAGCGAACTCGCGCCCCCGAACCCCTGCTGGAACGGTGTTTCGACGCGTGGGCAGGCCTCCTGGGTGAGATCAACCATCCAGAGCCGAAACGGGCGAAAGCCGACCGACTGTTCCGCCGGCTCGTCGGTCGGGCGGATCCGACCGAAGGTGAAGCGAACACGCTCCTCGGCATCCTCAAACGGGCCAGAGACAGACCAGATCGGACGGACGATTCGGACTGA
- a CDS encoding 6-hydroxymethylpterin diphosphokinase MptE-like protein, with product MGTDFDAWKPVYEAIRADFGYDRTADARARDRLFALTRPFDDRSNFVEPGSTVAIAGGGPSITDDAAIDGARRADGIVAASTAVDALEARDVTVDWMVTDLDKNPDTVRRLTARGTPVAVHAHGDNVEAIERVVPDCPDGSILPTTQVAPRGHVVNVGGFTDGDRAAFLADALGADRLTFVGWDFDDRSVTASKSRKLVWAERLLYWLERRRGDRFSVLDGRRDAIDTSSLPID from the coding sequence ATGGGCACAGACTTCGACGCGTGGAAACCCGTCTACGAGGCGATCCGCGCGGATTTCGGGTACGATCGGACAGCCGATGCGCGAGCGCGTGATCGGTTGTTCGCACTCACCCGCCCGTTCGACGACCGATCGAATTTCGTCGAACCGGGTTCGACGGTGGCCATCGCAGGTGGCGGTCCGTCGATCACGGACGACGCTGCGATCGACGGGGCGAGACGGGCGGATGGGATCGTCGCCGCGTCGACCGCCGTCGACGCGCTCGAGGCCCGCGACGTGACCGTCGACTGGATGGTGACCGACCTCGACAAGAATCCGGATACAGTCCGCCGGCTGACGGCGCGTGGAACGCCCGTCGCCGTCCACGCCCACGGCGACAACGTCGAGGCGATCGAACGCGTCGTCCCCGACTGTCCGGACGGGTCGATCCTCCCCACGACGCAGGTCGCGCCGCGAGGCCACGTCGTCAACGTCGGGGGGTTCACGGACGGCGATCGTGCAGCGTTTCTCGCCGACGCCCTCGGTGCCGACCGACTCACGTTCGTCGGGTGGGACTTCGACGATCGATCGGTCACCGCGAGCAAGTCCCGGAAACTCGTCTGGGCCGAGCGGCTGCTCTACTGGCTCGAACGCCGCCGGGGGGACCGATTTTCGGTTCTCGACGGCCGGCGAGACGCCATCGACACATCTTCGCTGCCGATCGACTGA
- a CDS encoding 5-methyltetrahydropteroyltriglutamate--homocysteine methyltransferase: MTRYISTQTGLAPLPDRAKADLSDLKGHQKHDLVDGTEGPEIRDRYDDARADVVDHQLAVGLDRVTEAQLRWDDMLAHPLAVSDAVETRGIVRYYDNNNFYREPVITGELSATGDLATEFAPFADAVEPEARQVVLPGPYTLAELATDEYYGDDASLLSGVTDLLVGELESIESFATLLLLDPSLVTDPPSDGHDERVSDAIDRLAAATDADVVVHSYWGALEEKVYAHLLDADVDAVGFDFVTERDDNLYLVQEYGCTDDIYLGLVDGQNTLLEEPEAVRDRVDWVFDRLPVSDFETAYLGPNTETFYLPYETYEAKLETVSEAASLAEVRAA, from the coding sequence ATGACACGTTACATCTCGACCCAGACGGGACTCGCCCCCCTTCCCGATCGGGCGAAAGCCGATCTATCGGACCTCAAGGGTCATCAGAAACACGACCTCGTCGACGGGACCGAGGGACCGGAGATCCGGGACCGGTACGACGACGCGCGAGCCGACGTCGTCGACCACCAGCTCGCGGTCGGACTCGACCGCGTCACCGAGGCCCAGCTTCGCTGGGACGACATGCTCGCCCATCCACTCGCCGTGTCAGACGCGGTCGAAACGCGCGGGATCGTCCGGTACTACGACAACAACAACTTCTATCGCGAGCCCGTGATCACCGGGGAGCTATCCGCTACCGGGGATCTCGCGACGGAGTTCGCCCCGTTCGCAGACGCGGTCGAACCGGAGGCGAGGCAGGTCGTCTTGCCGGGACCGTACACGCTCGCCGAACTCGCCACCGACGAGTACTACGGCGACGACGCGTCGCTGCTCTCCGGCGTGACCGACCTGCTCGTCGGTGAACTCGAGTCGATCGAGTCGTTCGCGACGCTCCTCTTGCTCGATCCCTCGCTCGTCACGGACCCGCCGAGTGACGGCCACGACGAACGGGTGAGCGACGCGATCGATCGCCTCGCAGCGGCCACGGACGCCGACGTCGTCGTCCACAGTTACTGGGGAGCGCTCGAAGAGAAGGTGTACGCACACCTGCTCGACGCCGACGTCGACGCCGTCGGGTTCGACTTCGTCACCGAGCGCGACGACAATCTCTACCTCGTCCAGGAGTACGGCTGTACCGACGACATCTACCTCGGACTCGTCGACGGGCAGAACACGCTTCTCGAGGAACCGGAGGCCGTTCGCGACCGCGTCGACTGGGTGTTCGACCGCCTCCCCGTCTCCGACTTCGAGACGGCCTATCTCGGGCCGAACACGGAGACGTTCTACCTCCCCTACGAGACGTACGAGGCGAAACTCGAGACCGTATCCGAGGCCGCATCGCTCGCGGAGGTGCGTGCCGCATGA
- a CDS encoding HemK2/MTQ2 family protein methyltransferase, with the protein MDLASRRGLETDVYQPAEDSHLLAETAVERLSSRSPGRLLEVGTGSGYIGAHLADELAWDVVVSDLNPHACRQARDRGLDAVRADLVEPFATSSFDAVVFNPPYLPTDPDDERDDWMEVALSGGHSGLVVIEPFVETVGRVLATDGVAVLLVSSLTGVPSVVGLAAEAGFSAIAVADESFPYETLTVLELVR; encoded by the coding sequence ATGGATCTGGCATCCCGTCGCGGCCTCGAAACCGACGTCTACCAACCAGCCGAGGACTCACACCTCCTCGCCGAAACAGCGGTCGAGCGCCTCTCGTCGCGATCGCCGGGTCGGTTGCTCGAGGTCGGAACTGGATCGGGCTACATCGGGGCGCACCTTGCGGACGAACTGGCGTGGGACGTGGTCGTCTCGGATCTGAATCCACACGCCTGTCGGCAGGCTCGTGACCGGGGTCTGGACGCGGTGCGCGCCGACCTCGTCGAGCCCTTCGCGACCAGTTCGTTCGACGCCGTCGTCTTCAACCCGCCGTACCTGCCCACCGATCCCGACGACGAACGCGACGACTGGATGGAAGTGGCGCTGTCCGGCGGTCACTCCGGCCTGGTAGTCATCGAGCCGTTCGTCGAGACGGTCGGTCGCGTCCTCGCGACCGACGGCGTCGCCGTCCTCCTCGTCTCCAGTCTCACCGGTGTCCCGTCGGTCGTCGGACTCGCCGCCGAGGCGGGCTTCAGTGCGATCGCCGTCGCCGACGAGTCGTTCCCCTACGAGACGCTGACGGTTCTCGAACTGGTCCGGTGA
- a CDS encoding HalOD1 output domain-containing protein: MGLSQHRPGATDVSLSHVVIETIAEREGIDVTELEPPAYPPLYSVVDPDALDTVFAPAPSGDGRSNGSVRFEYAGYTVTAYSDGRVELE, from the coding sequence ATGGGACTCTCCCAGCATCGCCCCGGTGCGACGGACGTCTCGCTGAGTCACGTCGTCATCGAGACCATCGCTGAGCGGGAAGGCATCGACGTCACCGAACTGGAGCCACCCGCCTATCCGCCGCTGTACTCCGTCGTGGATCCGGACGCACTCGACACCGTCTTCGCACCGGCGCCATCCGGAGACGGACGCTCGAACGGTTCCGTCAGGTTCGAATACGCCGGCTACACCGTGACCGCTTACAGCGACGGGCGAGTCGAGCTCGAGTGA
- the gatE gene encoding Glu-tRNA(Gln) amidotransferase subunit GatE, whose translation MDEDDYADLGLVAGLEIHQQLDTETKLFCPCPTTVREPEESTRRFTRYLHPTRSELGEIDEAALEESRVDREFEYLAYDSTCLVEEDDEPPRRLDDEALETVLEIAQLLDMDPVDQAHVMRKLVVDGSNTAGFQRSALIATEGEIETDAGPVGIEDLMLEEESAQRVTETDDGVRYSLDRLGVPLVEIGTKPDLRTPEQTREAAERIGMLLRSTGKVKRGLGTIRQDVNVSIEAGARVEIKGVQSLDDIDDIVRTEVERQAELVDIAAELDARDAAVGEPMDVTAVFEDTDSGVIAGALTDGGAVYAVRLAGFDGLVGREIASDRRLGTELSDHAKRHGAGGIFHTDELPAYGVTETEVASLRAAVDADADDAVALVAATEDVAPGAIEAAAERAETAISGVPEETRGANEDGTTRYLRPLPGAARMYPETDVPPVEPDPSDVPVPELLTATVDRYQAEHDLDAGLAEQVAYGVYMPLFESVVEEGVETEDGSVTTQGVDPTLAASTLESTLTELRRDDVAVDVLTDSHLADTLALADEGEIPNEAIPELLTALAADPDRTAVAAADAEDLGGADEDAVRDAVVEVVERNAEQVSEEGMQAFSGLMGECMGALRGQADGDQVSEILREEIGKRSS comes from the coding sequence ATGGACGAAGACGACTACGCCGACCTCGGGCTGGTCGCTGGTCTGGAGATCCACCAGCAACTCGACACCGAGACGAAACTGTTCTGTCCCTGTCCGACGACGGTCCGAGAACCGGAGGAGTCGACGCGTCGGTTCACCCGGTACCTCCACCCGACCCGGAGTGAACTCGGTGAGATCGACGAGGCGGCCCTGGAGGAGAGCCGCGTCGACCGCGAGTTCGAGTACCTGGCGTACGACTCGACCTGTCTCGTCGAGGAGGACGACGAACCGCCGCGCCGACTCGACGACGAGGCGCTGGAGACGGTCCTCGAGATAGCTCAGTTGCTCGACATGGATCCGGTGGATCAGGCCCACGTCATGCGAAAGCTCGTCGTCGACGGCTCGAACACGGCGGGCTTTCAGCGATCGGCGCTGATCGCGACCGAGGGCGAGATCGAGACCGACGCGGGACCGGTCGGCATCGAGGATCTGATGCTCGAAGAGGAGAGCGCCCAGCGCGTCACCGAGACGGACGATGGCGTTCGGTACAGCCTCGATCGGCTGGGCGTCCCGCTGGTCGAGATCGGGACGAAGCCGGATCTGCGGACGCCCGAACAGACCCGCGAGGCGGCCGAACGAATCGGGATGTTGCTGCGCTCGACGGGGAAGGTCAAACGCGGGCTGGGGACGATTCGCCAGGACGTCAACGTCTCCATCGAGGCCGGTGCTCGCGTCGAGATCAAGGGCGTCCAGAGTCTGGACGACATCGACGACATCGTTCGTACCGAAGTCGAGCGACAGGCCGAACTCGTCGACATCGCGGCCGAACTCGACGCGCGCGACGCGGCCGTCGGCGAGCCGATGGACGTCACTGCGGTCTTCGAGGACACCGACAGCGGCGTGATCGCCGGTGCCCTGACCGACGGCGGCGCCGTGTACGCGGTGCGACTCGCCGGCTTCGACGGACTCGTCGGCCGCGAGATCGCCTCCGATCGTCGGCTCGGGACCGAACTGTCCGATCACGCGAAGCGCCACGGCGCGGGTGGCATCTTCCACACCGACGAGTTGCCGGCCTACGGCGTGACCGAAACCGAAGTCGCGTCACTCAGAGCGGCGGTCGACGCCGACGCGGACGACGCCGTCGCACTCGTCGCCGCAACGGAGGACGTCGCACCGGGTGCCATCGAGGCCGCGGCCGAGCGGGCCGAGACCGCCATCTCGGGCGTCCCCGAGGAGACCCGCGGGGCGAACGAGGACGGAACGACGCGCTACCTCCGGCCGCTCCCCGGCGCGGCGCGGATGTACCCCGAGACCGACGTCCCGCCGGTCGAACCCGATCCGAGCGACGTTCCGGTCCCGGAACTGCTCACGGCGACGGTCGACCGCTACCAGGCCGAACACGATCTCGACGCTGGTCTGGCCGAACAGGTCGCCTACGGTGTGTACATGCCGCTGTTCGAATCCGTCGTCGAGGAGGGCGTCGAGACCGAAGACGGGTCAGTGACGACGCAAGGTGTCGATCCCACGCTCGCGGCGAGCACCCTCGAGTCGACGCTGACCGAACTGCGCCGAGACGACGTCGCCGTCGACGTCCTCACCGACAGTCACCTCGCCGACACGCTCGCACTGGCAGACGAGGGGGAGATCCCCAACGAGGCGATTCCAGAACTGCTCACTGCACTCGCCGCCGACCCGGACCGGACGGCGGTCGCGGCTGCCGACGCCGAGGACCTCGGCGGTGCCGACGAGGACGCGGTCAGAGACGCCGTCGTCGAGGTCGTCGAGCGAAACGCCGAGCAGGTCTCAGAGGAGGGGATGCAGGCCTTCTCGGGCCTCATGGGCGAGTGCATGGGTGCCCTTCGCGGCCAGGCCGACGGCGATCAGGTGAGCGAGATCCTGCGAGAAGAGATCGGCAAGCGCTCGTCTTGA
- a CDS encoding methionine synthase: MSDTKAQFRPENHPNDHFIMTTVVGSYPKPKWLNRAKALYEDDDVDFDDGDWQEAKDDAARVITDEHQRAGLDVVVDGEMRRNEMVEYFAHRIDGYEFNGPVKVWGHNYFDKPSVVDDVAYDERWLVEEYEFTASVADRPVKVPITGPYTLASWSFNEAYDDDASLAYDLADLVNQEIEKLVDAGARYIQIDEPALATTPDDHAIVGEAIERIVADVPDDVRIGLHVCYGDYSRIYPEILEFPVDEFDLELANGDYEQLDVFEDPAFTADLALGVTDAHVAEVESVEQIERNIEKGLEVVPPDQLVVSPDCGVKLLPRDVAYGKLENMVTAARNVEAKLDDGDVDVRGRTASPADD, encoded by the coding sequence ATGAGCGACACCAAAGCGCAGTTTCGGCCCGAAAACCACCCGAACGACCACTTCATCATGACGACCGTCGTCGGCAGTTACCCGAAACCGAAGTGGCTCAACCGGGCGAAAGCGCTGTACGAGGACGACGACGTCGACTTCGACGACGGTGACTGGCAGGAAGCGAAAGACGACGCCGCTCGCGTGATCACGGACGAACACCAGCGCGCCGGTCTGGACGTGGTGGTCGACGGCGAGATGCGCCGGAACGAGATGGTCGAGTACTTCGCCCATCGCATCGATGGCTACGAGTTCAACGGACCCGTCAAGGTCTGGGGACACAACTACTTCGACAAGCCATCCGTAGTCGACGACGTCGCCTACGACGAGCGATGGCTCGTCGAGGAGTACGAGTTCACGGCGAGCGTCGCCGACCGTCCGGTCAAGGTTCCGATCACAGGCCCGTACACGCTCGCCAGCTGGTCGTTCAACGAGGCCTACGACGACGACGCATCGCTCGCGTACGACCTCGCAGACCTCGTCAACCAGGAGATCGAGAAACTCGTCGACGCCGGGGCCCGGTACATCCAGATCGACGAACCGGCGCTGGCCACGACACCGGACGACCACGCGATCGTGGGCGAGGCCATAGAGCGCATCGTCGCCGACGTTCCAGACGACGTCCGTATCGGCCTCCACGTCTGCTACGGCGATTACTCGCGTATCTACCCCGAGATCCTCGAGTTCCCCGTCGACGAGTTCGACCTGGAACTCGCAAACGGCGACTACGAACAGCTCGACGTGTTCGAAGACCCCGCCTTCACGGCCGACCTCGCCCTCGGCGTGACCGACGCTCACGTCGCCGAGGTCGAATCCGTCGAGCAGATCGAACGCAACATCGAGAAAGGTCTCGAAGTCGTCCCACCGGACCAGCTCGTTGTCTCGCCCGACTGCGGGGTCAAACTCCTCCCCCGGGACGTCGCCTACGGCAAACTCGAGAACATGGTAACGGCGGCCCGAAACGTCGAGGCGAAACTCGACGACGGCGACGTAGACGTCCGCGGACGGACCGCCTCGCCGGCAGACGACTGA